The Natrarchaeobius halalkaliphilus DNA segment TTCCGGCGACGCCGCGGGCACCCACGGCGGCGGCGATGATCGCGAGTACGAAAAAGACGATCGCCCAGTACAGGAAGCCGCCACCACCGAGTTGCATCGGAGTCGTGAACTCGAACATGGCGTTCGCTATCACGACCGATCGGATAAACGCCCACGACCGTCAAGCGCGGTTCACGCCCGTAACCGCAGCCTACACGTCGAATACGGTGACGTTCACCGGTGAGCGTCCGGTCGTCGTCGGGTCGTGTCGTCGGTACAGCCGATCGGGTCGAACAGTGTGCGGTTCGGTCGGTTCCACGACGACGCTCGAGCCGGCGGTCGCCAGGGCCGACGGATCTCAGTCGTCATCGAAGAGCGCCCGGCAGAGTTTCGCTTCCGCCGATCTGAGGTGTTCGTGAAAGGTCGGTCGGGAAACGTCGAGCGTCTCCGCGAGTTCCTCACCCGTCACCGGGCGAGGCCACTCGAAGTATCCGCCCAGATACGCCCGCTGGAGAACGGCGAACTGTCGGTCGGTCAACGAGGCCTCGATTCGAGCCGCGAACTCGCCCCGGGTCTCGTCGTCTCGCTCCCGGTGGCGAACCGAGAAGACGTCCGCTCGATCGTACCGGTTCTCGATCGTCGAGACGAGCGATCGAACGTTCGCTGATCGCGGGATCTCGAGCGTGACGCGGGCCGTCCCGTCCTCACAGTCGATGGACTGGACGCGAACGCCGCGTTCGGAGAGCCAGCCGACGAGGTCGTCCCCGCCGCTGAGTTCGATCAGGCATTCGTCCTCGCGTTCGAGGAGGAGCCGACAGCTCGCGTCGGTGCGTTCGTCGGTCGCGGCGGTGATCGTCTCGGCGTCCGCTCCGGTGGCGGTAAACAGCGACGCGGTCTCGTCGTCGGTCCGGTGGACCGATCGACTGTACTCGAGTCGACAGTCGGCCTCCCGAGAGAGTACCGCGGGAACGAGCGCTGGATCGGAGAGTTCGAGTTCGACGGCGACGACGGCGTCGGTCTCGAGCACCCGGCTGGTTTCACGGGCGTTGATCCCGCTGGCGACCGTTCGGGCGAGTGCCGAGAGAATAACGGCTTCCCGATCGTCGACGTCGCGGTCGCGATCCAGTCGAACAGCCATGACGCCGTACTCGATCTCGTTCGCGAACAGGGGGAACGTCGCCGTCGTCGCGCCGTCGACGGTATCGATGACGACGGTTCCGTCCGAGAGCGTCTCCACCGCGGGATGGCCGTCGTCGATGGGAGAGCCCTCGGTCCGTCCGCGATTCCCCGCACTCGTTCGAACGTCGATCGCCCCGG contains these protein-coding regions:
- a CDS encoding DUF1328 family protein; this translates as MFEFTTPMQLGGGGFLYWAIVFFVLAIIAAAVGARGVAGISMEIARIFVLIFIILAIVALLL
- a CDS encoding bacterio-opsin activator domain-containing protein; amino-acid sequence: MEDIEPPNRIGGDDRGSAVAALESVVDPVVFVSDGRIEYANAAARNAFSLPDEPCGAATLASWERLERAIDETTVGTARRVELECEPDLARIHRAADGATVTFDSSDASESLSDDHALKERAINEAPVGITISDPDREDNPLVYSNDAYRDITGYEYDEVVGRNCRFLQGPDSDEKAVAEMAAAIAEDRPVTVELKNYRKDGSSFWNEVTIAPVRDERGTVTNYVGFQNDVTARKEAEHELERRTEELEYTLDRVEGLVQDVTASVAGSTSRAELERSVCERIVEESAYDGVWIGEPNPATGAIDVRTSAGNRGRTEGSPIDDGHPAVETLSDGTVVIDTVDGATTATFPLFANEIEYGVMAVRLDRDRDVDDREAVILSALARTVASGINARETSRVLETDAVVAVELELSDPALVPAVLSREADCRLEYSRSVHRTDDETASLFTATGADAETITAATDERTDASCRLLLEREDECLIELSGGDDLVGWLSERGVRVQSIDCEDGTARVTLEIPRSANVRSLVSTIENRYDRADVFSVRHRERDDETRGEFAARIEASLTDRQFAVLQRAYLGGYFEWPRPVTGEELAETLDVSRPTFHEHLRSAEAKLCRALFDDD